A window of the Microbacterium sp. AZCO genome harbors these coding sequences:
- a CDS encoding SHOCT domain-containing protein, which translates to MFDGSFWSVVLWFFWIFAFVAYLFVLITIFSDLFRDHKLSGWWKAVWVIFLIFLPFLTALIYLIARGAGMQERALAEAKKQQEATAAYIQSVAATSGGGASAADEIAKAADLLKAGTITQAEYDQLKARALA; encoded by the coding sequence ATGTTCGATGGCAGCTTCTGGAGCGTCGTCCTCTGGTTCTTCTGGATCTTCGCCTTCGTCGCCTACCTGTTCGTGCTCATCACGATCTTCAGCGACCTGTTCCGCGACCACAAGCTGAGCGGCTGGTGGAAGGCCGTCTGGGTGATCTTCCTGATCTTCCTGCCCTTCCTCACGGCGCTGATCTACCTCATCGCGCGCGGCGCGGGCATGCAGGAGCGCGCCCTCGCCGAGGCGAAGAAGCAGCAGGAGGCCACGGCCGCCTACATCCAGTCGGTCGCAGCCACGAGCGGTGGCGGCGCCAGCGCGGCTGACGAGATCGCGAAGGCCGCCGACCTCCTCAAGGCCGGCACCATCACGCAGGCCGAGTACGACCAGCTGAAGGCTCGCGCCCTCGCCTGA
- a CDS encoding DUF6325 family protein — MVDFRYGPVELFLLGLEDERPDPQLLAELAQLVDGGVLRVLDFVVISKSESGDVSIVEIEDDSDDYAALDLVLSGITGEEDIAQLAELVPAGGSAAIVALELLYARRLAGALAASGGVVLTSERIPAPVVNALVDIVEEVAAEEILEEAADELAAEDELAEEK, encoded by the coding sequence ATGGTTGATTTCCGCTACGGACCCGTCGAGCTGTTCCTGCTCGGCCTCGAAGACGAGCGGCCTGATCCGCAGCTGCTCGCCGAACTCGCCCAGCTCGTCGACGGCGGGGTGCTGCGCGTCCTCGACTTCGTGGTGATCTCGAAGTCCGAGTCCGGCGACGTCTCGATCGTCGAGATCGAGGACGACTCCGATGACTACGCCGCCCTCGACCTCGTGCTGAGCGGCATCACCGGCGAAGAGGACATCGCCCAGCTCGCCGAGCTCGTGCCCGCCGGCGGCTCGGCCGCCATCGTGGCGCTCGAGCTGCTCTACGCGCGCCGCCTCGCCGGGGCGCTCGCCGCGAGCGGCGGCGTCGTGCTGACGTCGGAGCGGATCCCCGCGCCCGTCGTCAACGCCCTGGTCGACATCGTCGAGGAGGTCGCCGCGGAGGAGATCCTCGAGGAGGCCGCCGACGAGCTGGCCGCAGAAGACGAACTGGCAGAAGAGAAGTAA
- a CDS encoding beta-propeller fold lactonase family protein — MRFLLGGYTPEMDGAATGIGVLLAGAADDALAGGPLGFAGDAVSTAGSPSWLALHPTLDVVYAALEGARAVQAFRRTGEASYTPLGPPVEAGEFVCHIAVSPDGGWLVASCWGDGRVVRMALDASGRPSSPVIAPAATDPYGPGTSAPVAGDLDLDLAAAARALREAAGEEYAHLVPDHDRDEPAGDAEEEASRPAHAHQAVFLPGGLVATTDMGLDLVRFWRPRASGLAPVQNVVLPKGSGPRHTVRHPSGHLYVVTELSHEVFALALDPSTGSGASWRIVGGTGLGAGILPDDTAAELAPSRDGEFLYAGVRGSDTIAVVRVRGEGETLEPVALVEAGVHWPRHHVVVRDTLLVAGQRSDEVASLGIDLRTGVPGRVRHRTATPSPTCLLPVR, encoded by the coding sequence ATGAGATTCCTGCTGGGCGGCTACACGCCCGAGATGGACGGCGCCGCGACGGGCATCGGCGTGCTCCTCGCGGGTGCGGCCGACGACGCGCTCGCCGGCGGCCCCCTCGGATTCGCGGGTGACGCCGTCTCCACGGCGGGCTCCCCCTCCTGGCTTGCGCTCCACCCGACGCTCGACGTCGTCTATGCGGCTCTCGAGGGCGCTCGCGCCGTGCAGGCGTTCCGCCGCACGGGCGAGGCGTCCTACACGCCGCTCGGTCCGCCCGTCGAGGCGGGCGAGTTCGTCTGCCACATCGCGGTGTCCCCCGATGGAGGCTGGCTCGTCGCGAGCTGCTGGGGCGACGGACGTGTCGTCCGGATGGCGCTGGATGCCTCGGGCCGGCCCTCGTCGCCGGTGATCGCGCCCGCGGCCACCGATCCGTACGGACCCGGCACCTCCGCTCCCGTCGCGGGCGACCTCGACCTCGACCTCGCCGCCGCGGCCCGCGCCCTGCGGGAAGCGGCGGGCGAGGAGTACGCGCACCTCGTGCCCGACCACGATCGGGACGAGCCCGCAGGCGACGCCGAGGAGGAGGCATCCCGCCCCGCCCACGCGCATCAGGCGGTCTTCCTGCCCGGTGGACTCGTCGCCACGACCGACATGGGCCTCGACCTCGTCCGCTTCTGGCGCCCCCGCGCGTCGGGGCTCGCCCCCGTGCAGAACGTCGTGCTGCCGAAGGGCTCGGGTCCGCGCCACACGGTCCGCCACCCGAGCGGCCATCTCTACGTCGTCACGGAGCTGTCGCACGAGGTGTTCGCGCTCGCGCTCGATCCTTCGACGGGCTCGGGCGCATCGTGGCGCATCGTCGGGGGCACGGGACTCGGAGCCGGCATCCTTCCCGACGACACCGCGGCCGAGCTCGCACCGTCGCGCGACGGGGAGTTCCTCTACGCGGGCGTGCGCGGCAGCGACACGATCGCCGTCGTCCGCGTGCGCGGCGAGGGGGAGACCCTCGAGCCCGTCGCGCTGGTCGAGGCGGGCGTCCATTGGCCCCGCCACCACGTCGTCGTCCGCGACACCCTGCTCGTCGCGGGACAGCGCTCCGACGAGGTCGCCTCGCTCGGGATCGACCTGCGCACAGGCGTCCCCGGACGCGTGCGGCACCGGACGGCGACGCCCTCGCCGACGTGCCTGCTTCCCGTTCGCTGA
- a CDS encoding SHOCT domain-containing protein, producing MMRRVGRPGLVGLAARTAVVAGTATAVNNGMNNRQQRKAQDEYEQQQYAAAQQQAAINAAAQQAVAQQYAAQQPVAPAAPAPAAPAAAGGEDIVVSLQKLAALRDAGALSDAEFEAAKARLLG from the coding sequence ATGATGCGCAGAGTCGGACGCCCGGGTCTCGTGGGCCTCGCCGCACGCACCGCCGTCGTCGCAGGAACCGCGACCGCCGTCAACAACGGCATGAACAACCGTCAGCAGCGCAAGGCGCAGGACGAGTACGAGCAGCAGCAGTACGCCGCCGCTCAGCAGCAGGCCGCCATCAACGCGGCGGCCCAGCAGGCCGTCGCGCAGCAGTACGCGGCCCAGCAGCCCGTCGCCCCCGCCGCTCCGGCGCCGGCCGCGCCCGCCGCAGCCGGTGGCGAAGACATCGTCGTGTCCCTGCAGAAGCTGGCTGCGCTCCGGGATGCCGGTGCGCTGAGCGACGCGGAGTTCGAGGCCGCGAAGGCCCGCCTGCTCGGCTGA